In Paenibacillus sp. 1781tsa1, one DNA window encodes the following:
- a CDS encoding TetR/AcrR family transcriptional regulator has protein sequence MNENWHQQLGNKHRDDLIAAGKELFLKYGLLQVKIKDVCTKAKLSRVTFYKHFQSMDELLLAIQMQLIEHLTDEVSRASVKDMNGREQLTVMLNAWVVYAQDHPDYIRFIQLFDINYEMYDFSPELRETYDRFNQNGKENHFLMGALSQGVVDGSIKNPSPPLDLAQFIFTTMMAMLQRMVTIRAAHDNALDMRMTEQFVKMLLQFVCNEEISE, from the coding sequence GTGAATGAAAACTGGCATCAACAATTGGGAAATAAACATCGTGATGATTTGATTGCAGCAGGTAAGGAGCTTTTTTTGAAATATGGATTGCTCCAAGTAAAGATTAAGGATGTATGCACCAAAGCTAAACTTAGTAGAGTGACATTTTATAAACATTTTCAGTCTATGGATGAGCTTCTTTTAGCTATTCAGATGCAACTGATTGAACATTTAACGGATGAGGTTAGCCGTGCATCAGTGAAGGACATGAACGGACGAGAACAACTCACGGTGATGTTGAATGCATGGGTTGTTTATGCCCAGGATCATCCAGACTACATCCGGTTTATTCAATTATTTGATATCAACTATGAGATGTATGATTTTAGCCCTGAATTAAGAGAAACATACGATCGATTCAACCAGAATGGGAAAGAAAATCATTTCCTGATGGGCGCTTTATCCCAAGGCGTTGTTGACGGCAGTATCAAGAATCCGTCCCCTCCGCTCGATCTTGCTCAGTTTATCTTCACAACGATGATGGCCATGCTCCAGCGCATGGTAACGATTCGTGCTGCTCATGATAATGCACTGGATATGCGGATGACGGAGCAATTTGTGAAGATGCTACTCCAATTTGTTTGTAATGAAGAAATATCCGAGTGA
- a CDS encoding DUF3237 family protein produces MKLEELFTVHVNIERSFDLQNSEGNSVVMITFTGSVTGKYFEGMVLYGGVDTQIIGKNGDPHTLSARYMLQGTDYKGDSCKIYIENNGNIDKTLKTALFRTTPKMITDSKALSFLNSETLVGEGYPTESGVDIKIYRTH; encoded by the coding sequence GTGAAATTAGAGGAATTATTTACGGTACATGTGAACATTGAGAGATCATTTGATTTACAGAATAGTGAAGGTAATTCAGTTGTCATGATTACTTTTACAGGCAGTGTAACCGGAAAGTACTTTGAGGGAATGGTGCTGTATGGAGGAGTGGATACTCAGATTATCGGGAAGAATGGTGACCCGCATACGCTTTCGGCAAGATACATGCTTCAAGGGACAGATTACAAAGGGGATAGCTGCAAAATTTATATCGAAAACAACGGAAATATTGATAAAACGCTTAAAACTGCTTTATTCCGCACTACCCCCAAAATGATTACGGATAGCAAAGCTTTATCTTTTTTGAACAGTGAAACGTTGGTTGGAGAAGGTTATCCGACGGAGTCAGGAGTAGATATAAAAATATATAGGACACATTGA
- a CDS encoding MFS transporter, translating to MSTLPKAIRFPLFILMLNLFIALLGQGMLIPILPEYLKLFHAGGTVAGFLVAAFGAAQFFFSPLGGQLSDRFGRKKLIMAGMFLSVVSDIIFALSTALPFLYVARFIGGISLGLMVPANLAYVADITTPETRAKGMGYFGAAMNLGMVLGPGLGGLIAEMGIRMPYFFAAGLGLIAALMTLLLPETLPPEKRTGSIRLQKGDHLGKKIWSSFKVPYFKYLIVLLVMTFGLMSYETVFALFAEQKYGFNAATISIIITLGAIIGIVVQIWLLDWFVQRIGEVKLIRLSLIITPIALLLMLIKVNLVFLLFASALFFAFNSFLRPSLSTLISNHAGDRQGYASGLNTTFSSLGTVIGPLIAGLLFDKNINFPYIFGAIMLLASLGLTLNAFRSKKGQRYISE from the coding sequence ATGAGTACATTACCAAAAGCAATTCGCTTTCCACTGTTCATTCTGATGTTAAATCTATTTATCGCTTTATTGGGGCAAGGGATGCTCATCCCCATATTGCCGGAGTATTTGAAGCTTTTTCATGCGGGAGGCACTGTCGCAGGATTTCTCGTAGCGGCATTTGGTGCCGCTCAATTCTTCTTTTCACCTCTGGGAGGACAATTGTCCGATCGATTTGGACGCAAAAAGTTGATCATGGCGGGTATGTTTCTGTCCGTTGTTTCAGATATCATATTTGCGTTGTCGACAGCATTGCCGTTCCTCTATGTCGCACGATTTATCGGTGGAATCAGTCTCGGTTTGATGGTTCCTGCGAACCTTGCTTATGTCGCTGATATTACAACACCGGAGACTCGTGCGAAAGGCATGGGCTATTTCGGCGCAGCAATGAATTTGGGAATGGTTCTCGGACCTGGTCTGGGTGGTCTCATCGCCGAGATGGGTATTCGCATGCCCTATTTCTTCGCGGCTGGTCTGGGACTGATTGCGGCATTGATGACGCTACTATTGCCTGAGACACTTCCCCCGGAAAAAAGAACTGGCTCCATCCGACTTCAAAAGGGAGATCACTTGGGTAAGAAAATCTGGAGTTCATTTAAAGTACCGTATTTTAAATACTTGATTGTGCTGCTTGTTATGACCTTTGGCCTCATGAGTTATGAGACCGTATTCGCTCTTTTTGCAGAACAAAAATATGGATTCAACGCTGCAACGATCTCCATTATTATTACTCTGGGTGCGATAATCGGTATCGTTGTGCAGATCTGGCTTTTGGATTGGTTTGTACAGAGAATCGGTGAAGTTAAGCTAATCCGTCTTTCCTTAATCATTACGCCCATCGCTTTATTATTAATGTTAATTAAAGTAAACCTTGTCTTTCTGTTATTCGCTTCTGCGTTATTCTTTGCCTTCAACTCGTTTTTGCGGCCTTCGCTCAGCACGTTAATATCCAACCATGCTGGAGATCGGCAAGGCTATGCATCGGGTCTGAATACGACATTTTCCAGTCTCGGAACGGTGATTGGCCCGCTGATTGCAGGACTATTGTTTGACAAAAACATAAACTTCCCGTATATTTTTGGTGCAATTATGCTTCTCGCTTCTCTCGGACTTACCTTGAACGCATTTCGTTCGAAGAAAGGACAACGGTATATAAGTGAATGA